CAAATCTCGGAGATGGTGTGATTCTATGGGATTCGAACGCGTCGAGGGAGAGGACCGGGGCGATATAACCCTCTACGCCCTCAGCACCTGCGTCTGGTGCCACAAGACCAAGAAGCTCCTGGAGAGGCTGGGAGCGAAGTTCAGATACGTCTACGTCGACCTTCTGGAGGGGGATGAAAGGGATAGAACCCTGGAAGATGTAAAGAAGCACAATCCAAGTGTCACCTTCCCCACCACGGTCATAGGCGGCGATAAGTCCATCGTGGGGTTCAAAGAGAGGGAGATGAAGGAGGCCCTGGGAGTATGACCGCCTTTGAGCCATCTCGAGAGGAGGGAGAGAACCTCCGCGAGCAGCTGGACCGGGAGGCGGAGGAGATGGGCTACCACCTCAACCCAGACCTCGACTTTACGACGAGCCTCGTCCGGGGGCTCCTGGTGAACGAGAGGAGATACGGCTACCCCTCATGCCCCTGCAGGCTCGCCTCCGGCGACAGGGACGAAGACCTGGACATAATATGCCCCTGCGACTATCGGGACCAGGATCTGAACGAGTACGGTGCCTGCTACTGCGCCCTATACGTCTCCGAGGAGGTCCTGGCCGGAGAGCGGGATCTCTCGGCCGTCCCCGAAAGGAGGCCATCTCCCGAGGAGAGGGCGAGGGCGGCGAAGGCTTTATCCGCCCCGTCGGGGGAGGCCTTCTCCGCCCTCCCTTACCCGGTCTGGAGGTGCAGGGTCTGCGGATACCTCTGCGCCAGAGACGAGCCTCCGGGGGTCTGCCCCATCTGCAAGGCCAAGGTCGATCGGTTCGAGCGGTTCCTCTGATGGCAGGTCCGAAGGGAGAGGGAGGTGAGGGACGATGGACGAGAGGTCAGGGGGGAAGAAGCGGGCAGAGCTCCAGATATCCGGGATGACCTGTGCATCCTGCGCCGCCGCCGTCGAGGAGGCCCTGATGGAGGTGGAGGGGGTCTCCGAGGCGAGGGTGAACCTGGGAAAGGAGACCGCCATGGTGGAGCTCGACCCTTCGAAGGCCAGGCTGGCGGACCTGGAGAGGGCGGTATCGGATGCAGGATACGCCGTCGTCAACGAGCGGGTCTCCCTGAAGGTGGGGGGGATGATCTGCGCCTCCTGCGTCTCCTCGGTGGAGGAGGCGATCGGGGAGGTGGAGGGGGTGGTCGAGGTCGCCGTCAACCTGGGGGACGAGAGGGCCAGGGTGACCTACAACCCCAGGATCGCCTCCGTCGCCGATATGAGGGCGGCGATCGAGGAGGCGGGATACCAGTACCTCGGGATCGCCGGGGAGGAGAGCGAGGGGAGGGAGAGGGAGGCGCGGGAGAGGGACCTCCGGGATAAGAAGCGAAGGGCGGCGGTGGGCTTTGCCGTCGGCTCCTTTCTGATGATCATCGATATGGCCCACCTCCGCCTTCCAGTCCCGATGCCGATCTTCATGCTCGTCATATCCACCCCCGTCTTCATCCACCTCAGCCGGCCTATTTTCTCGGCGGGTCTCCGGGCCCTCCGCCATCGGTCTCTGACGATGGACGTCATGTACTCCATGGGGATTGGTGTCGCCTTCATATCGAGCGTGATGGGGACCTTCGGGATCCTCCTGACGGACCAGTTCATCTTCTACGAGACCGCCGTCTTCCTCGCCGCCTTCCTCACCCTGGGGAGGTACCTGGAGGCGAGGGCGAAGGGGAGGACCTCCGAGGCGATCAAGAAGCTGATGGGGCTGCAGCCCAAGACCGCCACCGTCCTCCGGG
The sequence above is drawn from the Methanothrix harundinacea 6Ac genome and encodes:
- a CDS encoding glutaredoxin family protein is translated as MGFERVEGEDRGDITLYALSTCVWCHKTKKLLERLGAKFRYVYVDLLEGDERDRTLEDVKKHNPSVTFPTTVIGGDKSIVGFKEREMKEALGV
- a CDS encoding ferredoxin-thioredoxin reductase catalytic domain-containing protein encodes the protein MTAFEPSREEGENLREQLDREAEEMGYHLNPDLDFTTSLVRGLLVNERRYGYPSCPCRLASGDRDEDLDIICPCDYRDQDLNEYGACYCALYVSEEVLAGERDLSAVPERRPSPEERARAAKALSAPSGEAFSALPYPVWRCRVCGYLCARDEPPGVCPICKAKVDRFERFL